DNA from Corynebacterium stationis:
GCAGCGCCTGGGATAACTGGGCTCTCCAGCAGTGGAACGTTAAATTCCTTCAAGTCCACCAGCTCGTACTCAACGCCGGTGTCGCGGCCCTGAGCTAAGTCATTAACCCAGCGTGCAACGCCTTCGCCCATACGACCTTCACGGATTGAACCAAGAACAATTCCGACCTTCATTAGCAAAAACCTTTCGATAGTTGATATGTCACGAACTACCCTAATTGATTAAAGGTTTAAGCGCTAGTTCTGTGATTCAGGTTTCACCAATGGGAAGAGTACGGTCTCGCGGATACCCAAGCCAGTCAGCGCCATGAGCAGGCGATCGATGCCCATTCCGGCACCGCCTGTTGGCGGCATGCCCTGTTCCATGGCTGAAAGAAAGTCCTCATCCAGAACCATTGCTTCGTCGTCGCCGGCTGCAGCCAGGCGCGCTTGGTCTTCAAAACGCTCGCGCTGAATGACTGGATCGACAAGCTCGGAGTAGCCAGTTGCCAACTCAAAGCCGCGGACATACAGGTCCCACTTTTCGGTAACGCCTGGTTCGCTGCGGTGTGAACGGGTCAAAGGTGAGGTCTCCACTGGGAAGTGCTTAACAAATATTGGGCCTTCCAGCTGGTCTTCGCACAAAAGCTCCCAGATTTCTTCAACCAACTTGCCGTGGCCCCAGCCGCCGTCCTTCGGAACATCCAGGCCAACAACCTTGGCTAGTTCCTTGAGCTCTTCGACGGTGGAGTCAATGGTGACTTCCTTTTGGCCTGGGAACTTCTTCTGCAGTGCCTCATTAAGAGACGGGTACATTTCAATCTCTGGCCAGGTCTCGCCGCCAAGGTCATATTCGGTGCCATCGGCAAGCGTGACAACATGCGATCCAAAGACTTCCTGAGCTACCGCTTGGATGGAATCCTTAATGGTCTTAGCAATACCGTTGTAGTCGCTCCAGGCATCATAAATCTCCAACATCGCAAACTCCGGGGAGTGGGACTTATCGATGCCCTCATTGCGGAAGTTGCGGTTGATCTCAAAGACCTTATCGATACCGCCAACAACAGCCCTCTTGAGGAAAAGCTCAGGTGCGATACGCAAGTACAGATCAATGTCAAGCGCGTTAGAGTGGGTGACGAATGGACGCGCTGCTGCACCACCGTGCAAGGTCTGCAGCATTGGGGTTTCAATCTCATTGAAACCATCATCTTCTAAGTGATGACGCAAGGCCCGAATGACCTTAATGCGGGTCATGGCGTTCTTGCGGGCTTCTTCACGCAGAATCAGGTCATTGTAGCGCTGACGCACGCGCGTATCTTCTGCCATATCCGCAAATGCCACTGGCATCGGGCGCAGTGACTTGGAAGCCATCTGCCATTCACTCGCCATGACGGACAACTCACCGCGGCGAGAAGAAATCACACGACCAGTTACGGAGATGAAGTCTCCTAAGTCGACGTCAGACTTCCATGCAGCTAGGGATTCCTCGCCGACCTCGGCAAGCGACAGCATCGCTTGCACCTGGGTGCCGTCACCATCTTGCAAGGTGGCAAAGCACAGCTTGCCGGTATTGCGCATAAAGATAAGACGGCCGGCGATGGAAACAACATCCTGGGTTTCCTGGCCGACTTCCAAGTAAGTCACGCCGTCTGCATCGCCTGCGGACTCACCTTCTGCAAGCACCTGGTATTGGCCACGAAGGTCGCGCAAAGAAGTGGTGCGCTTTACGCTAACGGGATAAGCCTCAATGCCGTTGTCTATCAGACGGGCGCGCTTATCGCGGCGGATCCGCAGCTGCTCGGGAACGTCTGGGGTCTGGGTATTTTTCTTCTGCTCGCTCACGCCCACAAGGTTAGTCGATCAACCACACCCACGTTAAACACAGGCCAAGCAGGACTTTCGACCTTAAGTATGGACAGACCTCGACCACAGGAAAGTTAATTCATCTAAGTGTCATCTCAAATTATTTATTAGGTCATCTGAAGTATCTAGTTTAGATGCGTCCTCCCCAGACAAAGATCTTCACACTTTTTATGTTTTCAGACTGGAGCTAGTTTCGTGGATCTCAAAGGTCGTAACCTTCTAAGTTCACTATTTTCATCGTCTCGTTCTTCTTTGACGTGTACCTATAAGTGCGGCAACGCATGTTTTGGAGCATGCGACAATACCTCGAGTAATCCGTATTTTGGTGACCAATTTTCTCGGCGTAAAGCGCTCCGTGCGGGCGGGCTAGCCGTTGTCACCGTCGGCGGCGGTGCCGCTTTAGCAGCATGTGCTCCACCAAGTTCAAACGGCTCTTCTGCGGCAACGTCTACAACTGGGACGCCCGGAAGTTCGTCTTCACAGCACATCTCGGATAAGGGCATGCAATTTACTCCAGTGGAGCCGAACACTGAGGACGTGATTGTCATCCCAGAAGGCTACGAGCAATCTATCCTCATCGCCTGGGGCGACCCAGTCATTGAGGGTGCGCCAGAGTTTGATGTGCAGAATCAGACCGCAGAGGCTGCTGAGAAGCAGTTCGGTTTCAACAACGACTTCGCTGGACTGCTAGAACACCCAAGTGATGACTCTCGCATGGTGTACGTCTGCTCCCACGAGTACACCACCGAGCCGCAAATGTTCCCGGATTATGATCCAGAGAATCCTTCAGAAGAGCACGTCAAAATTGGCTGGGCAGGTCACGGCCTCACAGTTTTAGAAGTCTCCAAAGTCAAAGGTTCCGGCGATCTCAAGCGCGAGTTTGGACCACTCAACCGCCGTATCACCGCAACTACACCATTTAAATTAGTCGGACCTGCCGCCGGTTCTGATTACACGAAGACCAAAGCTGACCCCACCGGAGAGACGGTGTTGGGCACCCTGAATAACTGTGCAGGTGGCGTGACCCCGTGGGGCACCATCTTGTCGGGCGAAGAAAACTTCGACCAATACTTCGCCAATGCCAAGTCTGATAATAAGCGCACACAGAAATCTCTGGAACGCTTTGGCTTTGGCGATGAAGCATCAGATCGCAAGTGGGAAAACTTTGATGACCGCTTCGATGTCTCCAAAACTCCTAATGAGGTCAATCGTTTCGGATACATTGTGGAATTCGATCCTTTTAATCCCGAGTCCACCCCTATCAAGCACTCCGCTAACGGCCGTTTCAAGCACGAGGCTGGGAACATCCACATCACCGATGACGGCACCGTAGTCTGCTACTCCGGCGATGACTCCCGGTTTGAGTACATCTACAAGTTTGTCTCTTCCAAGAAGATGGTCGAAGGCGACCTCGAGCACAACATGTCCATCTTGGACAACGGCACTTTATATGTTGCTGTCATGGAAGGTAACTCCCCCGAGGAAGAAATCGACGGCTCTGGCGTCTTGCCGGAAGACGGCGCGTTCGATGGCACCGGCTCTTGGAAGCCGCTTTTAACCTGTGAAGACGAAAAGTATGAGTCTCACGTTGATGGCTTTACCGCTGAAGAGGTAGCAATCTTCACCCGCGAAGCAGCCGATGAAGTGGGAGCAACGAAAATGGATCGCCCTGAAGATATCGAAGTACACCCCACTTCTTCTAAGGTCTACGTTGCTTTGACCAACAACTCCTACCGCGGTGCAACCGGCGAAAATGCTGATAGCAATAAGGAAGACCCACGGGAGTGGGCACCGGTCAAAGAAAATAAAAACGGCCTGGTCATGGAAATCGAAGATGACCACGCTGGCGAGAGCTTTACTTGGAACCTACTTCTAGTCTGTGGCGATCCAAAGGAAGCAGCAACTTATTTCGGTGGCTTTGACAAAGAGAAGGTATCCCCCATCTCCTGCCCAGACAACTTGGCTTTCGATAACCACGGATTGATGTGGATTTCTACCGACGGCAATGCTCTCGGTTCCAACGATGGTCTTTACGCTGTAACCACCGAAGGCAACAATCGAGGTGAACTCAAGTGCTTCCTCACCGTTCCCGCTGGCGCGGAAACCTGTGGCCCGATCGTCACCGATGAACGTGTGATGGTCAACGTTCAACACCCGGGTGAGTCCGACGACGCGACGTTTGCAAAGCCAACCTCCAACTGGCCGGATGGTGGCAACTCCACCCCGCGCCCAGCCGTCGTCACCGTCTGGCGCACCGACGGCAATATTGGTATCCAGGACGCTTAAGTACCCGGACTGCCCGTGCCTCCAGCAACCACCTTTAAGGTTGTCCATTTGCAAAATTAGCTGAATGCTTTGCTGAACGATGCCCCCGTCGCCCACAAATTCCGCGTGGAAGATAGGGGGCATCCCTGGTTCTCTTATGTTTCACATTACGGCGGGGGTACCCAAATCCGCAGCCGACTGAATTTTAGTTCGCAAAAGCTAGCCCTAACTCCCCATATGTTCTACGCTAATTTCACAACTTTCTTTAATCCGGATCACAGGTCCTTGTGATCTTTCCTTGACACCTATGCCCCTGGGGAGCACTTCAGATGAACTCATTACTCCTTGCCGTTATCGGCGTAGCCATGATGATTGGCGGCTACCTCCTCTATTCCAAATTCCTGGGTAAGAAGGTTTTCCAACTTTCACCAAGCTACAAAACTCCAGCCCACACCATGGAAGATGGCGTGGACTTTGTTCCTACTAACAAGTACGTGCTGTGGGGACATCACTTCACCTCCGTGGCAGGTGCCGCGCCAATCATCGGCCCCGCAGTTGCCGTCATCTGGGGATGGTTTCCGGCGTTTCTCTGGGTGACCATCGGTACGGTTTTCGCTGCCGGTATGCATGATATGGGTGTTCTTTGGGCGTCACAACGCCACCGCGGCCAGTCTATTGGACTGTTGTCTGGACGCTACATTGGTAAGCGCGGCCGCATGCTCTTCCTCGTGGTTATCTTCTTACTGCTGCTCATGGTCAACACTGCCTTCGGCGTGGTTATCTCCGGACTACTGATTTCCACCCCGTCATCAGTCATCCCAACTTGGGGAGCCATCGCCGTCGCCCTGTGCATTGGGCAGGCTATCTACCGTCTGAAGTGGAACCTGCCGCTGGTTTCCGTTGTTGGCGTGGTCGCGCTGTACTCCCTGATGCTCATTGGAGATAAATATCCAATCTCTTTGCCAGAAACTGTGCTGGGAATCCCAGCAGCTGGTGTTTGGATCATCATCTTGTTCATCTACGCATTCTGCGCTTCGCTGCTGCCAGTGTGGATGCTGCTTCAGCCACGTGACTACATCAATGGTCTGCAGCTGTTCATCGGCCTGGGTATTCTCTACGCATCTTTCTTGTTCACCCGCCCTGACCTCGTTGCACCGGCATTCCGTGAAGATGTTCCTGCCGGCACCCCAGGCATGTTCCCACTGTTGTTTGTGACTATTGCCTGTGGCGCGATTTCAGGCTTCCACGGAATGGTTGCTTCCGGCACCTCGTCGAAGCAGTTGGATAAGGAAACCGATACTCGCTTCGTCGGCTACTTCGGTGCTGTTGGTGAAGGCCTGCTGGCGCTGGGCACCATCATTGCAACCACCGCCGGTTTCCGCACGTACCAGGAGTGGGAATCCATTTACTCCGAGTTCAACGCCGGCGGTGTTAACGCTTTCGTTGAAGGCGGCGGCAACTTGCTCAATGAAGGCCTCGGAATTTCCACTTCCCTGTCAGCGACAATCCTGGCAACCATGGCCGTGCTGTTTGCCGCAACAACCATGGACTCCGGCGTGCGTCTACAGCGCATCGTAGTGCAAGAAATTGGTGATACCGCAGGTATCAAGATCAATACCTTCCTAGCAACGTGTATCGCCGTGCTGGTCGCCTTTGGTCTGACTTTCTCCCAGGGCACCGACGGTTCGGGCGGCATGACCATTTGGCCGCTGTTCGGTACCACGAACCAGCTCATGGCAGGCCTGTCTCTGTCCATCCTGTTGCTGATTCTGATGCACCTGCGCCGACCAACGTGGCCAATTCTTATCCCGCTGCTCTTCCTGACAGTGATGTCCCTGTGGGCTGCGTTCATCCAGTTGGGTACGTTCTTCCAGCAAGGCAACTGGTTGCTGTTTATCATGGACGTCATCATCGTTCTCGCAGCAATCTGGATCATCGTGGAGGTCTTCCTCGCGGTTGGCCGCATGAAGCATACAAAGCAGATTGAGTGGAGCGACGAAGACGTCGATGCTCCCACACCGGAGCCGATAAGCAGCGAGGCTTAATCAATGTCGCTGAAAGACAAACTGGCGCGGTTCGGTGCGGAACTTCAAGAGTATTATTCCGCGCCTTACCGGGCAGCGTTTGCAAAAGCGCAGCAGCAAGAAGATGACCTTTTTATGCTGCTAGTAATGTCCGAGGCTCTCGGTATTCCGAACCCCGCTAGTTTCTATACCCTCGAGCTTCTTCCCGTCATTTATGAGGATTTCCACGCCTGGCACCGCCGGATGGGGATGGCTAACTCACCGTTGGAGAATATTCAGTGCTGTTAAATATTCCTACCACCCCCGTGATGTTCTTTGGTGGTAAAGGTGGGGTGGGTAAAACAACCATCGCTAATGCAACCGCACTGAAGCTTTCGGCTCATGCTTCCACGTTGGTGGTTTCAACGGACCCCGCGCACAACGTTGGCCACCTGTGGAATATGCAGGTAGGAGATACTCCAACCACGGTGCGCCCAGGCATTGATGTGTTGGAGCTCGACCCCGCACGTGCTACGAACGAGCATCTCAAACAAGCTGGCGACACGATGCGCCGGATGATGCCGGAGCATTTGCACAAAGAAGTTAGCAAGCACCTCAACTTAGCCAAGCATTCGCCGGGCACGCATGAGGCCGCACTCTTGGAGCGCATCGCCATCTTGTTGGAAGAATACGGCGAAAGTTATGACCACATCATCTTTGATACGGCGCCTTCAGGCCATACCGCACGCTTGATGGCCTTGCCGGAGCTCATGTCCGCGTGGACTGATGGGTTGTTGGAACGCCGCGCGAAATCAGAGAAGTTCTCCGAGCTGGTGCGCGGGATGTCACCGACGGGTAAGGACACTACGGTGACCACGGCTATCGATCCAGTCGACCGCCGCAACCAAGAGTTGCGTTCCATTTTGCTCAAGCGCCGTCACCGGTTTGAACGTCTTCGCGCAGTGCTTAACGATGCCACCGCGTGCACCTTCAACATTGTCCTCACCGCGGAGCGTCTGCCGGTGTTAGAAACAGATGAATTCCACGCCGAGCTCACCGCCAATGGCGTGCACGTCGGCGCGCTTATTGTTAACCGCCGCTCACCTGCGGACCAGGGCGAATTCTTAGCTTCCCGCCGCCACTACGAGGACGAGGCCTTGGCCGAATTACACCGGCGCCTGCCGAATCTCCCTGTCGTCGAAGTTCCACTGCGCGCTCACGATGTTGGTTCACCGCAGGCGCTAGAAGATATCGCTGCTTACCTTTAGAACGATCCCGCTGCGTTGTCAGCGCCCTCAGCATGCGCTTCGATATTGCGGAAGCCAATGCCCAAAGGCAGGCCAACATTATCAGTTAGGCGCACGCCCCCGATATTCGCTGCAACAAGCAGGCGGGCATCGCCAATTTCGGGGGCGGGGCCAAGGTCTAAGCCGCGCAGTTCAACATACTCAGGCTCAATGCCGGCGGCGTCTAATACGGTATTGACTACTTCCAAGACCTGTTCTGCACCAGCTTCGGCAGCGTGCGCGCCGGCGGTCAGCGCGGCGGACAAGGTGCTGGCTTTATCACGCGCAGATTCTTCGACGTCCAGGTTGCGCAAAGACAGCGCTAGGCCATCGGGCATGCGCACGGTAGGAACACCTTGCAGACGCACCTGAATGTGGAAGTCACGAATCGCCTGGTTGAGTGCGATAAGCAGTTCATAATCTTTTTCGCCGACCACGACATCGCTGGGGGCAAGGGCGCCGATTAAGGCGAGATTGCGGGTGAGGGCATCGGAAAGCTCATCGGCAGGCTCTAGCGCCTCTTGCTTCGCGGTAAGGTGCAAATGCTGACCCTTGGGCCATAGCTTGTCATCCGTGTACTGCCAGATGACATCCACGGACTCCGTGCGCAACGCGTTGAGATCGTCTTCGTCTTCGGAGGCAATCGCCACAACCACGACGGCGCCGCGGATGGCTTTGGCTGCGCGCACCAAAGCGATATGGCCAGCATGCACCCCGCGGCCAAGCGGCACCAGCACAACGGGTGCTCCGGTCTTTTTGAAGGCCGAGCCCACCTTAGAAATCATATCGAGCTCGGTTACTACCGTTGCTTGCCCGCGACCAATGCTCATCGAAGCTCCTCCTGCAATCCCCACATCTCTAATTCCATATTGTGTTCCAATTCGCCTACTCGGCGTGCCGCTTCGACAAAAGCTTTTCTAAACCCTGGGTCCGTAATTGACTGGAACGCCGCATAAATATCGCTGATTTCAAAGCGCGGCGCTAAGAATTCGCCTAGTTCTTGCTCTGAAGGCACAGCCTGTTCATCGAGCAGTTCTTTCAAATCCCGATGGGCTGCGCGCGCTAATTGGCGCACCATCTGCGCGTAGGCAATCTTTGGCGCAAGTTCAACTCGCTCAGCATCCGTCTTCGGCATACTGACTTGGGCTGATTCAAAAAGCAGCACTTCTGCAATTCCCTGCGCGAGCTCGTCACTGGTAGTCACCACCCACCTATCAGCGCCGACATGGGCTATCGCCATGGCTAATGCGCCGTGCACTTCAACCGGATCGAGGACTTGCACGCCCAAGCCGATACTGGTGTGGATGACAATTTGTCCGCGGCGAATGTGCGGTTCGAGCGCTTCAACAATGCCTTCTATCTGCGCTTGGGACGTAGCAATGACAAGGGCTTCACAATCTACTGCCGCAGCAGGCGATGAAAGCTCAACAATGTCATGGCCTTGGGCTTCGAGCAGTGCTCGAAATCGGTTTTCGCGGCCAAACCAACCGACAACCATGCGTGGTGCTGGCATTGAACCTTAAGAATCCTTCTGACGCTTTTTCGCCGCCGCAAGCAACTCAGCAACGGAAACGGTGCCTTCGCGGTGAGCATCGCTGCGACGACGTCCGCGACGTGGCTCGTCTTCTTCTGCTACCTCGGCGGTCTCTGCCTTCTCTGTGTGCTTCGCGCCCGTCTTAGCGGCATCATCGCCGCCCGTGTCCCAACGAACTGCCTGGAACGAACCAGTGTTAAATTCCTTGGGCTTATCGCTGGAAGCTTCCTTGGTCTTTGCCGCAGGCTTTTCTTCTGCTGGCTTCGCCGGCTTAGAGTCAGCCTTCGCAGAAGCAGCGCTTGTCGATGCCATCTTTGCTTCTGTCTTGCCACCTGCGCCAGCCGCGCTGCTCTTGTCAGCCTTCTTCGGCGTCTCATTGGTGGATTCGCTATTCATCTCATTGATGAATTCCGCCAGTGGATTGTCATTGCGGGAATAAGTCGGAGTATTACCGATTCGCCCCGCAATCGCATCAGCCGAAGGCTTGCCGCCGGAAGGCTGCGTAAATTCCACGACTGGAGCCTCTGGCTCAGCATCTACATCTGCGCCATAGCTGGAGGTATAGCTAGAATTATTCGACTCTGCAGCTTTTGCGCGCGCTTCAATTTCCATGATGCGACGTGCCTCTGCCTGCAAAGCAGCTGGTACATAGGTAAATTCGCGGCCCGAGAGTTCCTCGAGTTGCTCACGAATAGATGCCAGCTCGGCTCGAATTTCAGCCAGCACATCCATGTCCACGTGTGGAGAGTTTTCTAAACGCTCCAGCGCCTGGTTGGTCTCCGCTTCGGCGCGCAGCTTATCTAGTTCCGCGTAGTAGAGATCCTCGCGAACATACATTTCTTCTTCGCGGTCACGGACTTGGTTGCGGTAGCGCGTAACTAAAAAGATTCCGCCAACGGCTGCCCACAAGGCTGCGAGCAAAGCGATCTTTAGCGCAGCCGTGGAACTGGCAATCAGCATCACAATGGAGGCGATAACAGCGAGCGCCACCAAGACAATTACTACAATCGACCCATTGTCCAGGTTCAACTTCTTCCCGGCCGAAGAACCGGTTGAGTGATCATCGCGAAAATCGTCGTTAGAGTACGAATCGACATCGTGGCCAGCAAACTCATCAGATGAGCGATCAGAGCTGCCTGAGTCTTTAAAGCGTTCCGAGTCGATTGTCTTCTCTTCGTCGTTGGCGGTCATGTGTCTACTCTATCGCGTGTGCACCATCAGTTGGAGGTGGCACCTCACAGTGTCGCTCCAAGATTAACCCAGCAATTGCCATCGCCACGCCACCAAGAACGGAGCTTACGACCCCAGTTATATCGTCTTGAGCTGCGGCAATCTGCCCCGCCATGGGGACGACATACAGTGCGATACCAAGGTAGGCGGCACCGACGATGGTGCCTGTCCAGGCCGAAGCTTTTCCGACCACCATAAAGCGCGCGATGGTCATAGGATTCATCTGACTACGGTCTAGACCAATGCCATGGGCGTCCTCGCCTTTAGCTTGGTGTACCTTCCAGGCCAGGCCAGCGCATAGAATTGCCATGGCCCACAAGGTGATTGACACTGTGGTGGGAATGGCCATCATGGAGCCATAAAACCCACGGGTGAGAATAAACACCGCCAGGGTGATAAAGACAGCAACGCCTACAAGGACGGCAATTGATGTCCTTTTCACAGCTTCTCGATTCGACCCAATACTTTAATGCCGGCAATATCTTCCTGCGGGATATTGCCAATGATTCCGGCGACTGGTTTACCACCCAAGGTAGCGTGTACATCCGCTGCAAGCCATGGAATGAGAACAAAGCCACGCTCAGCGGCATGCGGGTGCGGCACAGTCAGCTCTTGCGTATCAGAGCTAAACCCTTCGATTTCTACGATATCGACATCGAGCGTGCGCGGTCCCCAGTGACGCTCCCGCACACGGTCGGCCGCCTTTTCTAAGGCCTGCCCGCGGTGCAGAAGCTCCAACGGGGTTTGGTCGACCTCAACGATGATGATCGCATTGTAAAACTCGTCTTGGTCAGTATCTCCCCACGGCGGAGTCGAGTACACCGATGACGATGCAACAATTTCATCCTGAAATTCAGCAAAGACTGACTTGAGGTGTTCCACGCGGTCTTGCATATTAGACCCGATTGATAATACTGCGCGCATGATTTATCGCCGTCCTGTCTTCCGGGAGCGGCGCGCCACTACGGACACGTCGCGGAAGGTGCGCTCAATCGGTGCATCCGGTTTGTGCACGGTAACTTCTACGGCGAATAATAGCGGGTCACTAGCCATGATCTTGTCAGCGATTTCAATCGCAACCGTTTCAATCAAATCGCGCGCAGGACCTTCGACGATATCGGCTGCGATATCAGCCAAGTCGGCATAGCTGACGGTTTTTTCTAGATCGTCAGTAGCCGCGGCTTCCTTGAAATCCAGCCAACAGGTGAGATCCACGATGAACTTTTGACCTTGCTGCTTTTCGTGGTCAAAAACGCCGTGGTAGCCGAAGCATTCCAGGCCTTTTAATTCAATACGGTCAGCCATTTAGCTCTTTCCTCCTGAGACGTAATTTGCCCCTGCTGCCCATGCCGCAGCAACATCCACTGCGTCACGGGAGACGGGTACATCGTGAACGCGCACGGCCCATGCACCAAGCTGCGCTGATAATGCGGTCACCGCAGCAGTTGCAGGATCCGCGAGGTGCGGGCCGTGTTCTGCACCGCGGTCTTCGCGAATCGCAGATAAAAATCGCTTACGCGATGCACCCACCAAGATGGGATAGTCACCGGCAATAAATTCTGGCAATGATTTCAGCAGCGCCCAGTTATCCTGCGGGGTCTTGGCAAATCCCAAACCTGGATCCAAGGAAATAAGTTCTGGTCCCACGCCTGCTTTGAGGGCGTTATCCGTCAGCCGTGCCAAGGTTTCATGCACGTCTTTGACGACATCGCCATTGTGGTCAGCAGAACCTGCTGCATCACCAAAGCGCACGGTGCGCCAGTGCATCAAGCACACCGGCACCTGGGCCTGTGCCATGACTTTGTACATATTGTCATCAGCAAGCCCACCGGAGACATCGTTAAGCAGCACTGCGCCTGCCTCCACCGCAGCTTCGGCCACGCTAGCGCGCATCGTATCGACAGAGACCATGATGCCTTCTTGCGCCAACGCCTCCACGACGGGTGTCACGCGCTCTCGCTCAACATCTGCCTCCACGCGGGTGGCACCTGGACGAGTAGATTCGCCGCCGACATCAATCATGTCCGCGCCTTGTGCAACTAGCTCGCGGCCATGTGCAATAGCTTTGTCGATATTTATCCACTTGCCGCCATCAGAAAAAGAATCTTCCGTGACATTGACAATGCCCATCACCAAGGTGCGCTTGCCTGCGGCATCGGGACAAATTTCTGAAACCTGCATGTTTAAAGCTTTCTTTGCGGTAGGGACACGTGCCAGAAAACCTCCGGCGTATAAGGGCTTAGCTGCGAATTAAGCTTAAGACTTCTGCACGTGATGCAGCATTCGACTTAAAACCACCGCGTACTGCCGAGGTCGTCGTAACAGAGCCTGGCTTCTTCACTCCACGCATGCCCATGCACAGGTGCTCGCACTCAATGACCACGATGACTGACTGCGCCTGCAGCGATTCCGTAAGAGCATCAGCAATCTGACGCGTCAGACGCTCTTGGACCTGCGGACGCTTGGCAAAACCATCGGCCAAGCGCGCCAGCTTCGAAAGACCGGTGACGTGACCGTCCTTGCCCGGGATATAACCAATGTGGGCAACGCCGTAAAACGGCACCAGGTGGTGTTCACAGGTGGAGTAAATAGGAATATCACGAACCAGAACTAGTTCCTGGTGATCTTCA
Protein-coding regions in this window:
- a CDS encoding pantoate--beta-alanine ligase, translating into MSIGRGQATVVTELDMISKVGSAFKKTGAPVVLVPLGRGVHAGHIALVRAAKAIRGAVVVVAIASEDEDDLNALRTESVDVIWQYTDDKLWPKGQHLHLTAKQEALEPADELSDALTRNLALIGALAPSDVVVGEKDYELLIALNQAIRDFHIQVRLQGVPTVRMPDGLALSLRNLDVEESARDKASTLSAALTAGAHAAEAGAEQVLEVVNTVLDAAGIEPEYVELRGLDLGPAPEIGDARLLVAANIGGVRLTDNVGLPLGIGFRNIEAHAEGADNAAGSF
- a CDS encoding DUF6779 domain-containing protein, which codes for MTANDEEKTIDSERFKDSGSSDRSSDEFAGHDVDSYSNDDFRDDHSTGSSAGKKLNLDNGSIVVIVLVALAVIASIVMLIASSTAALKIALLAALWAAVGGIFLVTRYRNQVRDREEEMYVREDLYYAELDKLRAEAETNQALERLENSPHVDMDVLAEIRAELASIREQLEELSGREFTYVPAALQAEARRIMEIEARAKAAESNNSSYTSSYGADVDAEPEAPVVEFTQPSGGKPSADAIAGRIGNTPTYSRNDNPLAEFINEMNSESTNETPKKADKSSAAGAGGKTEAKMASTSAASAKADSKPAKPAEEKPAAKTKEASSDKPKEFNTGSFQAVRWDTGGDDAAKTGAKHTEKAETAEVAEEDEPRRGRRRSDAHREGTVSVAELLAAAKKRQKDS
- the lysS gene encoding lysine--tRNA ligase, encoding MSEQKKNTQTPDVPEQLRIRRDKRARLIDNGIEAYPVSVKRTTSLRDLRGQYQVLAEGESAGDADGVTYLEVGQETQDVVSIAGRLIFMRNTGKLCFATLQDGDGTQVQAMLSLAEVGEESLAAWKSDVDLGDFISVTGRVISSRRGELSVMASEWQMASKSLRPMPVAFADMAEDTRVRQRYNDLILREEARKNAMTRIKVIRALRHHLEDDGFNEIETPMLQTLHGGAAARPFVTHSNALDIDLYLRIAPELFLKRAVVGGIDKVFEINRNFRNEGIDKSHSPEFAMLEIYDAWSDYNGIAKTIKDSIQAVAQEVFGSHVVTLADGTEYDLGGETWPEIEMYPSLNEALQKKFPGQKEVTIDSTVEELKELAKVVGLDVPKDGGWGHGKLVEEIWELLCEDQLEGPIFVKHFPVETSPLTRSHRSEPGVTEKWDLYVRGFELATGYSELVDPVIQRERFEDQARLAAAGDDEAMVLDEDFLSAMEQGMPPTGGAGMGIDRLLMALTGLGIRETVLFPLVKPESQN
- a CDS encoding cory-CC-star protein, with amino-acid sequence MSLKDKLARFGAELQEYYSAPYRAAFAKAQQQEDDLFMLLVMSEALGIPNPASFYTLELLPVIYEDFHAWHRRMGMANSPLENIQCC
- a CDS encoding ArsA family ATPase, coding for MLLNIPTTPVMFFGGKGGVGKTTIANATALKLSAHASTLVVSTDPAHNVGHLWNMQVGDTPTTVRPGIDVLELDPARATNEHLKQAGDTMRRMMPEHLHKEVSKHLNLAKHSPGTHEAALLERIAILLEEYGESYDHIIFDTAPSGHTARLMALPELMSAWTDGLLERRAKSEKFSELVRGMSPTGKDTTVTTAIDPVDRRNQELRSILLKRRHRFERLRAVLNDATACTFNIVLTAERLPVLETDEFHAELTANGVHVGALIVNRRSPADQGEFLASRRHYEDEALAELHRRLPNLPVVEVPLRAHDVGSPQALEDIAAYL
- a CDS encoding carbon starvation protein A yields the protein MNSLLLAVIGVAMMIGGYLLYSKFLGKKVFQLSPSYKTPAHTMEDGVDFVPTNKYVLWGHHFTSVAGAAPIIGPAVAVIWGWFPAFLWVTIGTVFAAGMHDMGVLWASQRHRGQSIGLLSGRYIGKRGRMLFLVVIFLLLLMVNTAFGVVISGLLISTPSSVIPTWGAIAVALCIGQAIYRLKWNLPLVSVVGVVALYSLMLIGDKYPISLPETVLGIPAAGVWIIILFIYAFCASLLPVWMLLQPRDYINGLQLFIGLGILYASFLFTRPDLVAPAFREDVPAGTPGMFPLLFVTIACGAISGFHGMVASGTSSKQLDKETDTRFVGYFGAVGEGLLALGTIIATTAGFRTYQEWESIYSEFNAGGVNAFVEGGGNLLNEGLGISTSLSATILATMAVLFAATTMDSGVRLQRIVVQEIGDTAGIKINTFLATCIAVLVAFGLTFSQGTDGSGGMTIWPLFGTTNQLMAGLSLSILLLILMHLRRPTWPILIPLLFLTVMSLWAAFIQLGTFFQQGNWLLFIMDVIIVLAAIWIIVEVFLAVGRMKHTKQIEWSDEDVDAPTPEPISSEA
- a CDS encoding PhoX family protein, whose protein sequence is MDLKGRNLLSSLFSSSRSSLTCTYKCGNACFGACDNTSSNPYFGDQFSRRKALRAGGLAVVTVGGGAALAACAPPSSNGSSAATSTTGTPGSSSSQHISDKGMQFTPVEPNTEDVIVIPEGYEQSILIAWGDPVIEGAPEFDVQNQTAEAAEKQFGFNNDFAGLLEHPSDDSRMVYVCSHEYTTEPQMFPDYDPENPSEEHVKIGWAGHGLTVLEVSKVKGSGDLKREFGPLNRRITATTPFKLVGPAAGSDYTKTKADPTGETVLGTLNNCAGGVTPWGTILSGEENFDQYFANAKSDNKRTQKSLERFGFGDEASDRKWENFDDRFDVSKTPNEVNRFGYIVEFDPFNPESTPIKHSANGRFKHEAGNIHITDDGTVVCYSGDDSRFEYIYKFVSSKKMVEGDLEHNMSILDNGTLYVAVMEGNSPEEEIDGSGVLPEDGAFDGTGSWKPLLTCEDEKYESHVDGFTAEEVAIFTREAADEVGATKMDRPEDIEVHPTSSKVYVALTNNSYRGATGENADSNKEDPREWAPVKENKNGLVMEIEDDHAGESFTWNLLLVCGDPKEAATYFGGFDKEKVSPISCPDNLAFDNHGLMWISTDGNALGSNDGLYAVTTEGNNRGELKCFLTVPAGAETCGPIVTDERVMVNVQHPGESDDATFAKPTSNWPDGGNSTPRPAVVTVWRTDGNIGIQDA